A single window of Oreochromis aureus strain Israel breed Guangdong linkage group 7, ZZ_aureus, whole genome shotgun sequence DNA harbors:
- the si:ch211-272n13.3 gene encoding ankyrin repeat domain-containing protein 26 isoform X3, producing the protein MKKIFSFTKKKKHPSDTPDSASRLSVGYELKDKDLGKVHKAALAGDLAKLKQLAKKNDVNQLDKENRTALHIACASGHVEVVHFLVESKAKLNLCDNQNRSALMKAVQGQHDNCVSILLENHADPNLMDINGNTALHLAANIPSVPTAVLLLQHGAQINSQNKEGFTPLMVAVRENHVEMAQFLLKETADVNSVDQDQRSPLMIAAGNGEVCMVKLLLQFDADTTLKDTKGCSADNYAGINGHHSCSHLIIEHDTQRTDRASLSHQDLSKKKKKMLSTPSQDLEAGFSLGGPATDRDEHGADEAGRDFEDNSQSESLSRVSKRAADDWPSSDDDDESVLIEKKPLKVDLSKMIASKRGEVASALADTSLSGSDSEPESENRVQRIPSLPKAFSSSKSLQDPVDPTPITFLTSASQMTSTPLPHYRKKEDSTEDEDEEEDDNDKEGEQDEEEEGDESAENDQLEESGESCDANSPAPEAEVSKEKKRDFLSELGLEGGEDDQSSWSSESHSENLNIDEQKRGLNSQNEGEKEESKKNLLYVPSFVRGDRGNKMAVLEPRRSVGRPRVSQGGVASSSNDDLEGELADQYNKVQKETERVKWEPLNVLSKLEGDVSRKTDVMEELGLGDVDDLEDASDWDSASTASMGALSGHRVASPVVKKIPECSSSSDKDQEKDDVTTATLTHQKSISPDKTLPITHSQSVPQPQPRTRKTVPQKLESEEESDWETENITSCKTAQNDNPLQNMAEPQATVKPRSADPSLMEKDSEIITEFEEQQQKEKDDAVDRSELDLNKSDNGKKDNEFRDLCSPGESGGVPWEKRYEKLWVEVEKREVKSTFKSVAGELKEKFGELFKSRHDITEEQVTAGSASAEEDSSDEEDGEVIERPTARAKSTALLTIPEQRESGPEDSAAESNANSLCEDRMQEQPACDGTVTSRADLSQTEENTASSEDDPNEFAICQPPFRSSAPVPGVSDEELEEDMESFKLEVGMLKVVFLDMEKEKAQLQKEIGKGRTEIEVEVQKSSTSQVTSGIALEETGMGKPETSLGCLSNQAEALDQEQQPEAAMSTNRAPVQLHLPVQQTCISNKQEKQAVVETLQSELVRGAQGSRAPQTNTHINGGPLCVFDDGTLSEVSDDEGSLAASGPKKDKDREEVGMAEDFDELTQSSDTATDDADSPATGYSHASLLIKKLDSATLDSTCVVKLQNIFHEYERSIKKAKDRHRYLTDKVALLETERRDLKSSLEDIKDAKSAMERVQLELQTEVTNLKFQLKQERENHRHTTMKYSTAADKMRRMDEEHQKEIQEMQKVHMNLELEIKRLVNNMKQLEQAHNETQRLLAQERSARTLQENLLSSHLRKHQETEEENKRNMIKSSEVLSQLTEASDRERELLQQTASLQEQLTILRTDSERLQTQSSLNESHLIEAREILKEELEEVRRESQLNNETMAQVVFNYKNQVTTLKSELAITTTRLENERQIRDKLEEEVELTRTRLAGAVKDAEHCLASKSETEKALLREKEEHQRLKDRLAGEAASQREEVSTLSQKLAKAESHANSMENEVHRTTMQLTEKGVLLEVLQREKDQAVAHVKELEKALQTHREEVSCNKACQEATKERLVQAQSEAMLLRQQLEEAQNKGAAKERAVTDAQERFSDILSKLRSDCEERVQLLEDRNKELASKAVDLRDQVYKLEEDKNERETSLRQLQQELADSLKKLSMSEASLEVNTRYRNDLEEEKTRLLKDLDRLKGKLEESEDEYVQSERRINSLKSTLEEREKELSTAAQKLQEALSTSAASDTTIKQLEDAVQRLEIENARLEAAAKQQSNKIDALQKGAQEAAAVRSHLEDMVTNLQSSKMTLEDQLNREVQKQSLLSHTAQDSRALWEEELKGRSKLGVRLAELEKEKGELNSQMEIEKKKAKKIAEQKKAVDTRLDQEIKRNTELQKEMYRLRALLKTAKKKMRDQDAGGAEFGSPMSSMRMDLGRHTEGHFGRMKDRVDDLQVQLEKEASLRRQLEKVNEELKDQVTSLKSMSHSNDLLERSKRQLEEEVLDLRRRMETAQVEQSHVEQYRRDAEERARQEIQQKLEQVNLFLQSQAASQEALDQIKAANEASLRSQLEQRIRELEGELGRARTSQQESVNQRESTRTELERYRQLYTEELHLRKSLAAKLERANSRLAEANSKLLNERSRSLITNGSLGAPSLDFSSLASPANFGASLGPLNRNLGLGLSLLNPVTEGQNSRVEDYLAKMQSELDRSITRELNNATADLDVASARMSPVGSARKELDPVSRATQQYLEVLKKNSMI; encoded by the exons ATGAAGAAGATATTCAGCTTCactaagaagaaaaaacacccgTCCGACACTCCAGACAGTGCAAGCAGGCTTTCTGTTGGCTATGAACTGAAAGACAAGGACCTCGGGAAGGTTCACAAGGCTGCCTTAGCGGGTGATTTGGCAAAGCTGAAGCAGTTGGCTAAGAAGAATGATGTCAATCAACTTGACAAGGAGAACAG AACTGCACTGCATATTGCCTGTGCTAGTGGTCATGTCGAGGTGGTACACTTCCTCGTTGAGAGCAAAGCCAAGCTTAACCTATGTGACAATCAAAATAGATCCGCCTTAATGAAG GCAGTGCAGGGCCAGCATGACAACTGTGTGAGCATACTGCTGGAAAATCATGCTGACCCTAATCTGATGGACATCAATGGCAATACGGCACTACATTTAGCGGCAAACATCCcatctgtccccactgctgtcctGCTGCTGCAACATGGGGCTCAAATCAATTCCCAGAACAAG GAGGGTTTCACGCCTTTGATGGTAGCAGTGCGAGAGAACCATGTTGAGATGGCTCAGTTTCTCCTCAAGGAGACTGCTGATGTGAATTCTGTGGATCAAGATCAAAG GTCCCCATTAATGATAGCTGCTGGAAATGGAGAAGTCTGTATGGTAAAGCTGCTCCTGCAGTTTGATGCAGATACCACACTAAAGGATACCAAAGGATGTTCAGCTGATAACTATGCAGGAATAAATGGGCATCACTC ttgTTCCCACCTGATCATAGAGCATGATACCCAGCGTACAGACAGGGCCTCCCTATCACATCAAGATCtgagcaagaagaagaaaaaaatgctgaGCACTCCTTCCCAAGATCTTGAAGCAGGCTTCTCTTTGGGAGGACCAGCCACTGACAGAGATG AGCATGGAGCAGATGAAGCAGGGAGAG ATTTTGAAGACAATTCTCAGTCAGAGTCACTAAGTCG CGTTTCAAAAAGGGCTGCAGATGATTGGCCAtcatcagatgatgatgatgaatctGTTTTAATTGAAAAG AAACCTCTGAAAGTTGACCTCAGCAAAATGATTGCATCTAAAAGGGGAGAAG TAGCTTCGGCACTAGCTGACACATCGTTGAGTGGCTCAGACTCTGAGCCAGAAAGTGAAAATAGAGTTCAGAGAATCCCATCCCTCCCAAAGGCTTTCTCATCCAGCAAAAGTCTTCAGGATCCAGTAGATCCCACTCCCATTACCTTCCTTACCAGTGCATCCCAGATGACTTCCACTCCGCTTCCACACTACAGAAAG AAGGAAGATTCCACtgaggatgaagatgaggaagaggatgatAATGACAAAGAGGGGGAAcaagatgaggaggaagaaggagATGAATCAGCTGAGAATGATCAGCTTGAAGAAAGTGGAGAGTCTTGTGACGCCAATTCGCCTGCTCCCGAGGCCGAAGTTTCtaaggagaagaagaggg atttccTGTCTGAGCTGGGTCTAGAGGGGGGTGAGGATGACCAGAGTTCATGGAGCTCTGAG TCCCACTCGGAAAACCTGAATATCGACGAGCAGAAACGAGGATTAAATAGTCAGaatgaaggagagaaagaagagagtaAAAAGA ACTTGTTATATGTTCCCTCATTTGTAAGAGGGGATAGAGGCAATAAGATGGCAGTGCTAGAGCCTCGGAGGAGTGTAGGCAGGCCAAGAGTCAGCCAGGGAGGGG TTGCCAGCAGCAGTAATGATGATCTTGAAGGTGAACTTGCTGATCAATACAATAAAGTACAGAAAGAG ACCGAGAGGGTAAAATGGGAACCACTTAATGTTTTGAGCAAGCTTGAAGGCGATGTCAGCCGAAAGACAG ATGTAATGGAAGAGCTTGGTCTGGGTGATGTTGATGATCTGGAAG ATGCATCGGACTGGGACTCAGCCAGTACTGCCAGTATGGGAGCCCTGTCTGGTCACAGGGTGGCGTCCCCTGTAGTTAAGAAAATACCAGAGTGCTCCAGTTCATCTGATAAGGACCAGGAAAAAGATGATGTTACcacagcaacactgacgcaTCAGAAGAGCATCAGCCCAGACAAGACACTGCCCATCACACACTCTCAATCTGTTCCCCAGCCCCAACCTCGTACACGGAAGACGGTCCCTCAGAAACTAGAGAGTGAAGAAG AATCTGATTGGGAAACCGAAAACATAACATCTTGCAAAACAGCTCAAAATGACAATCCGCTACAAAATATGGCTGAGCCTCAAGCAACAGTTAAACCAA GGTCCGCTGACCCCTCACTGATGGAGAAAGACAGTGAAATCATCACAGAATTTGAAGAGCAGCAACAAAAG GAGAAAGATGATGCAGTAGATAGAAGTGAGTTAGATCTAAATAAATCTGACAATGGAAAAAAGGATAACGAGTTTAGAGATCTTTGCAGTCCTGGAGAAAGCGGTGGCGTGCCATGGGAAAAACGTTATGAGAAGCTCTGGGTAGAGGTggagaaaagagaggtaaaGTCCACCTTCAAGAGTGTCGCTggtgaattaaaagaaaaatttggAGAACTGTTTAAATCAAGACATGACATCACAGAAGAACAGGTCACAGCTGGATCCGCCTCTGCAGAAGAAGATTCAAGTGATGAAGAAGATGGGGAAGTCATTGAGCGTCCTACTGCGAGAGCAAAAAGCACTGCCCTTCTCACCATACCTGAGCAGAGAGAGTCTGGACCAGAGGACTCTGCAGCTGAATCGAATGCAAACTCCTTATGCGAGGACAGGATGCAGGAGCAACCAGCTTGTGATGGCACCGTCACAAGCCGTGCTGATCTAAGTCAAACCGAGGAGAATACTGCAAGTTCAGAAGACGATCCCAACGAGTTTGCTATATGTCAGCCTCCCTTCAGAAGTTCAGCACCTGTTCCCGGTGTTTCTGATGAAGAGTTGGAAGAGGACATGGAAAGTTTTAAACTTGAGGTAGGGATGCTGAAGGTTGTCTTCCTCGATATGGAGAAAGAAAAAGCCCAACTTCAGAAAGAG ATTGGAAAAGGGAGAACAGAAATCGAGGTTGAGGTACAAAAATCAAGTACTTCCCAGGTTACTAGTGGAATAGCATTGGAGGAAACTGGTATGGGGAAACCTGAGACCAGCTTAGGATGCCTGTCAAATCAAGCTGAAGCACTTGACCAGGAGCAGCAGCCCGAGGCCGCCATGAG CACCAACAGGGCTCCAGTGCAATTGCATCTCCCAGTCCAGCAAACCTGCATTAGCAACAAACAAGAGAAGCAAGCTGTAGTGGAGACTTTACAGTCAGAGTTGGTCCGAGGGGCCCAGGGCAGCAGAGCCCCTCAGACCAACACACATATTAATGGAGgtcctctctgtgtgtttgacgATGGCACTTTAAGTGAAGTGTCGGATGATGAAGGAAG TTTGGCAGCAAGTGGACCAAAGAAGGATAAG GACCGTGAGGAGGTGGGAATGGCAGAAGATTTTGATGAACTCACTCAGTCCTCAGACACAGCCACAGATGATGCTGATTCACCTGCTACAGGCTACAGTCACGCCTCCCTCCTCATTAAGAAACTGGACTCAGCAACTTTGG ACTCAACATGTGTAGTGAAGCTGCAGAACATTTTCCATGAATATGAGCGCTCCATCAAGAAGGCAAAGGATCGGCATAGGTACTTGACTGATAAAGTGGCCCTGCTGGAAACAGAGAGGCGAGACTTGAAGAGCTCATTGGAGGACATTAAAGATGCCAAGTCTGCCATGGAGCGGGTCCAGTTGGAATTACAGACTGAAGTTACAAATCTCAA ATTTCAGCTGAAACAAGAACGGGAGAATCACCGCCACACCACCATGAAGTACAGTACCGCTGCCGATAAGATGAGGAGGATGGATGAGGAACATCAGAAAGAAATTCAGGAAATGCAGAAGGTGCACATGAACCTCGAGCTAGAGATTAAAAGACTTGTTAACAACATGAAACAG CTTGAACAGGCCCACAATGAGACGCAGAGACTGCTGGCTCAGGAGCGCAGTGCACGCACCCTTCAGGAGAATCTTCTGAGCAGCCATCTGAGGAAGCACCAAGAGAcagaagaggaaaacaaaagaaacatgaTCAAAAGCAGTGAA GTTTTATCTCAGCTCACAGAAGCCAGTGACAGGGAGCGAGAGCTACTGCAGCAGACCGCTTCCTTACAGGAGCAGCTCACCATCCTGAGGACAGACTCTGAGCGTTTGCAGACTCAAAGCAGTCTGAACGAGAGCCACCTTATAGAGGCGAGGGAGATACTGAAAGAAGAGCTCGAAGAGGTACGGCGGGAATCCCAGCTTAACAATGAAACCATGGCCCAAGTTGTGTTCAACTACAAAAACCAGGTTACGACCCTTAAATCTGAACTGGCAATAACAACGACCCGTCTGGAAAACGAACGTCAGATTCGCGATAAACTGGAGGAGGAGGTTGAATTGACTCGCACTCGTCTGGCTGGGGCTGTAAAGGATGCCGAGCATTGTCTCGCATCTAAGTCAGAAACCGAGAAGGCTCTGCTCCGGGAGAAAGAGGAACATCAGCGTCTCAAAGACAGACTCGCAG GTGAAGCAGCCAGTCAGCGTGAGGAAGTCAGCACCCTGTCCCAGAAGCTGGCCAAGGCAGAGTCCCACGCAAACAGCATGGAAAATGAAGTTCACCGTACCACCATGCAGCTGACGGAGAAGGGCGTCCTGCTGGAAGTGCTACAGCGCGAAAAGGACCAGGCAGTCGCTCATGTCAAGGAGCTAGAAAAGGCTCTGCAGACtcacagggaggaggtcagctgTAACAAAGCATGTCAAGAGGCCACAAAAGAGCGGCTAGTTCAAGCACAGAGCGAGGCCATGTTACTAAGGCAACAGCTGGAAGAGGCCCAAAACAAAGGCGCTGCAAAGGAGCGTGCTGTGACAGATGCCCAAGAGCGCTTCAGTGACATTTTGTCCAAGCTGCGCTCTGACTGTGAAGAGAGGGTACAGTTACTGGAGGACAGAAATAAGGAGCTCGCCAGTAAGGCGGTGGATCTCCGCGACCAGGTCTACAAGTTGGAGGAAGACAAGAATGAAAGAGAG ACTAGTCTGAGGCAGCTGCAGCAGGAACTCGCCGACTCACTCAAAAAGTTGTCAATGAGCGAAGCCTCTCTGGAGGTCAACACGCGCTATCGCAATGACCTGGAGGAAGAGAAGACTCGGCTCCTCAAAGACCTGGACAGACTCAAAGGAAAG CTGGAGGAAAGTGAGGATGAGTATGTGCAGTCAGAGAGACGTATTAACAGCCTGAAGAGCACTTTGGAAGAAAGGGAAAAGGAACTCTCCACTGCTGCTCAGAAACTCCAGGAGGCGCTGTCTACCTCAGCTGCTTCTGACACCACGATCAAACAGCTGGAGGATGCTGTGCAGAG GCTGGAGATTGAGAATGCCAGACTAGAAGCTGCTGCGAAGCAACAGTCCAACAAAATTGATGCACTGCAGAAAGGAGCTCAGGAAGCTGCCGCG GTTCGAAGTCACTTGGAGGACATGGTTACGAACCTCCAAAGCAGTAAGATGACCTTGGAAGACCAACTGAATAGAGAG gtcCAGAAGCAGAGCTTGCTCTCTCACACGGCCCAGGACTCTCGGGCCTTGTGGGAGGAGGAGCTAAAAGGCCGCTCTAAGTTGGGAGTACGATTGGCAGAActtgaaaaggaaaaaggagaaCTGAACAGCCAG aTGGAGATCGAAAAGAAGAAAGCCAAGAAAATAGCAGAGCAGAAGAAAGCTGTTGATACTCGTCTGGATCAGGAGataaagagaaacacagagctTCAAAAAGAAATGTACAG GCTGCGAGCCTTATTGAAgactgcaaaaaagaaaatgcgAGATCAAGACGCTGGTGGTGCTGAGTTTGGCTCTCCTATGAGCAGCATGCGGATGGATCTGGGCAGACACACTGAGGGGCACTTTGGGCGAATGAAAGACAGG GTGGACGATTTGCAGGTGCAGTTGGAGAAGGAAGCATCTCTTCGCAGACAGCTAGAGAAGGTGAATGAGGAGCTCAAGGATCAGGTGACTTCCTTGAAGAGCATGAGCCACAGTAATGATTTGCTTGAGAGGAGTAAGAGGCAGTTGGAGGAAGAGGTACTGGACCTAAGACGCCGAATGGAGACTGCTCAGGTTGAGCAGAGCCACGTGGAGCAGTACCGGCGCGATGCAGAGGAAAGAGCTCGGCAGGAAATACAACAGAAGCTGGAGCAGGTTAACCTGTTCCTCCAG